TGTAACGGGCTATCTGTCCAAGTGGTCGCACTGGGCATTTCGATTTGAGCCAGCACACGATGACTCCCGTATTGTCGCCAACTCGGAAGTTGAAGCGGTGAGGCTTTTGCGCTAAGTGATGTGATGAAATTGTGATGGGTCCATGTTCAGAACGCGCCTAATCCGGTACGAACTGATCAGGAGAGCAGGCTTGTAACTGGTTGTAGATTCAAGTAGAGTCAAGAATTTTCAAAACGGGTCAGAATACACTAGTGTTCTTCAAAACCAGCGAGAGGCGCCTTTGGCGTCTCTGGTCGGTTCGACTCCGACACGCTTCCGCCAATTTTTCTATCGCAATGGCTCGCCCTGAAAGCGATGAGAAGAGCCGCGCTGCAGAAACTCGCGCAAAAAGTTCATCGCGCACTTGGAGCGCCGTCTAAACTTTGCGGCTTACTCGCGTCCTTCTTGCCGGCGTTCGAAGACGCCATTGACGTCGAGCCACTGGAGCAGCGCGCGGACGCTGCCGTGGGCGAGGGCGATGCAGGAATCGGCGGCGCCGTAATAGAGGTTGATGGTGTCGCCGTCGGCGCCGAGGGTGTATCCGCACGGGAAGACGACGTCGCGCACATCGCCGACGCGTTCGTACTCCTCTTCCGGACCAAAGATCCACGACTCGCCGCGGAGCAGGCACTTCTGCGGCTCTTCGAGGTCGAACAGTGCCAGGCCCAGCCGATAGAGTGCCCCTGAGGCGGTGTGCCGCACACCGTGATAGAGGACGAGCCATCCGCGGTCGGTCTCGATGGGCGGCGGCGAGAGGCCGATCTTGTTGGCGTCCCACCAGGCGCCGCGCCGCGCTTGCAGCATGAGCTGGTGCTTGCCCCAGTAGCGCAGGTCGGGTGAATACGAGATCCACATATGGACGCCGAGCGTGGTCATGGGACGATGGATCAGTGCCCACAGCCCGTTGATGCGGCGAGGCAACAGGGCAGCGTCTTTATCTTCCGGTGACATCACCACACCGTAGCGCTCGAAGGTGCGAAAGTCTTTGGTCAGCGCCAATGAGACGCCAGGGCCGCCGCGCGAGAACGAGGTGTAGGTGATCACGTATTGGGCGAGCTCGGGGACGTAAGTGATGCGCGGATCCTCGATGCCCCAAATCTCTTCCGGATGTGGCACCACATCGGGAAGCAGGGTCGGCTCGCGATCGATGATCCAGTCGTCCACGCCATTGGCCGAGCGCGCGGCACAGAGGTGCGAGAGCCCGCGCCGGTCCTCCACGCGGCACAACAGCAACGTGGTGCCGTCCGCCAGCAACGTGGCCCCGGCGTTGAATACGCTATTGATGGGATAGGGCCATTGCTGAGCGGTCAGGATCGGGTTGCCGGGATAGCGCTTGAACAATATCTGGTGGCGCTCGATGCGGGGAGTGATGACACCCGCCACCGGCGCGCTCATCGGGCCGCCTCGGTCGCTTCGTACACGTCACTACCGACATCATCGCTGCCATTACTTCGGACATCGGCGCGGGGCTCGGCCCCGGCCGACGACTTGGCCCCCTCATGCTCCGCAAAGCTTGCCTGCTTCGGTTCACTCCGCTCCAGCAGACGCAACTCGAGCAGCGCCATAAGGAACGCAAGCGTGGATTCCGCTCCCTGGTTCTCGTTGGCGCGGTCGGGATGCAAGCCGTCACGGCAGCCGCCGCTGGCGGCATCGTAGAGCGGCAAGCGCAGATCGTTGTGGCCGAGGAACCAGTTGAACGCCGACCACGCGCGCTCGCGCCAGCGCTCATCGCCGGTCACCCGCAAAGCTTGCAGGCAGGCGGATACCATCGCGCCCGCCTCGATGGGCTGCTGATCGAAGCGCGCCCGCGGCCCGGCTTTGGGATAGAAGCCACTCGAACCGATGGGAACGAAATGTCCCTGGGGCTCGGGATGCTGCAACGCCGTCAGCCATTCCAGCGACTCGAGCGCGGCGGCGAGTGGCAGCCCGTCTTCGTTGTCGTCCTCCACGCGCGCTGCGACCGACAATAGCGCTTGCGGCAGCCGCGCGTTGGCGTAGGCGACGGAATCTTCGAACCAGTCCCATCCGGGAGTGCGCGCGTCCTTATAACGATGGAAGAGGCGCTGTGCCAGCTCATTGCTCACGTGCACGGCGTCGCGGTCGCCGGGGAACCATTCGAGATATTCCTGGACGCCCAACAATGCGAAGGCCCAGGCCCGCGGACTGCCCAGCGCGCGCACCGCCGGTAAGGCCAGTTCGAGCAGGCGGCCGGCGGCGGCC
The Acidobacteriota bacterium genome window above contains:
- a CDS encoding glycosidase, encoding MSAPVAGVITPRIERHQILFKRYPGNPILTAQQWPYPINSVFNAGATLLADGTTLLLCRVEDRRGLSHLCAARSANGVDDWIIDREPTLLPDVVPHPEEIWGIEDPRITYVPELAQYVITYTSFSRGGPGVSLALTKDFRTFERYGVVMSPEDKDAALLPRRINGLWALIHRPMTTLGVHMWISYSPDLRYWGKHQLMLQARRGAWWDANKIGLSPPPIETDRGWLVLYHGVRHTASGALYRLGLALFDLEEPQKCLLRGESWIFGPEEEYERVGDVRDVVFPCGYTLGADGDTINLYYGAADSCIALAHGSVRALLQWLDVNGVFERRQEGRE